One window from the genome of Bradyrhizobium xenonodulans encodes:
- a CDS encoding response regulator codes for MSVYILIVDDEPDVEALFRQQFRRDLRAGRFLMEFASSAPAALARAVEIEDANLILILSDIHMPGMSGLEMLPIVRSARPDVPVIMITAYGDAETKRKALASGAADLLTKPIDFAALRQEIDTRLEQAA; via the coding sequence TTGAGCGTCTATATATTGATCGTCGACGACGAGCCGGACGTCGAGGCGTTGTTCCGCCAGCAGTTTCGGCGCGATTTGCGCGCCGGCCGCTTCCTCATGGAGTTCGCATCGTCCGCGCCCGCGGCCCTGGCGCGTGCGGTCGAGATCGAGGATGCCAACCTGATTCTGATCCTGTCCGACATCCACATGCCCGGAATGAGCGGGCTGGAGATGCTGCCGATCGTGCGCTCGGCCCGTCCCGATGTACCAGTCATCATGATCACGGCCTACGGTGACGCCGAGACCAAACGTAAAGCGCTGGCGAGCGGCGCAGCCGACCTGTTGACCAAACCAATCGACTTCGCGGCGCTGCGACAGGAGATCGATACGAGGCTCGAGCAGGCCGCGTGA
- a CDS encoding universal stress protein, giving the protein MKTLLVPLQNISMMTSTLDVAIGLAQRSGAYIEGFPLRFGVPQYVAAELATGILLDSYQVKSEAELNDMRDSFEAYMLKHGIPRATAASSRPCFGWLETAPEGEDFVGSHGRAFDLIVMARSDVDAAGPHRRAIESALFESGRPVLLAPQRAPRSIATNIMIHWNGSTEQARANAFAMPLLRSAERVSVLTVIGGQGVPGPSADQIVQQLRYNDVAAHVTRVELENRDTGQAVLDAARAQGCDLLIKGAFTRTRLRQMIFGGATSYILEHAALPVLMAH; this is encoded by the coding sequence ATGAAGACGCTCTTGGTTCCGCTTCAGAATATTTCGATGATGACATCGACGCTCGATGTCGCCATAGGTCTCGCCCAACGTTCCGGCGCCTATATCGAAGGCTTTCCACTCCGGTTCGGCGTCCCTCAATACGTAGCGGCAGAATTGGCCACCGGCATTCTCTTGGATTCGTATCAGGTGAAAAGCGAAGCCGAACTGAACGATATGCGCGACTCCTTCGAAGCGTACATGCTGAAGCACGGTATTCCCCGAGCCACTGCGGCATCGAGTCGGCCATGCTTCGGCTGGCTCGAGACCGCGCCCGAAGGCGAAGACTTTGTCGGAAGTCATGGGCGCGCTTTCGATCTGATCGTGATGGCACGATCTGACGTTGATGCTGCGGGCCCTCACCGCCGCGCGATCGAATCCGCTCTGTTTGAGAGCGGCAGGCCCGTTCTACTGGCGCCACAGAGGGCACCAAGAAGCATCGCGACAAATATTATGATCCACTGGAATGGTAGTACCGAGCAAGCTCGGGCAAACGCATTTGCCATGCCGTTGCTTCGTTCGGCCGAAAGGGTATCGGTCCTAACCGTTATTGGCGGCCAAGGGGTACCAGGACCATCTGCCGATCAGATCGTCCAACAACTGCGGTACAATGACGTTGCAGCCCATGTGACAAGGGTTGAACTGGAGAATCGCGACACCGGACAGGCGGTCCTCGATGCCGCCAGAGCTCAAGGCTGCGATCTCTTGATCAAGGGAGCCTTCACCCGCACTCGGCTGCGGCAAATGATCTTCGGCGGGGCGACCAGCTACATCTTGGAACACGCGGCTTTGCCCGTCCTGATGGCTCATTAG
- a CDS encoding DUF1134 domain-containing protein, translating to MTFASRLAAVALAALVGWIAPASAQQAPPPNLPPPQRTPTPQTYGPDELVTAGHRFFGNVSRGLASIIEKAVSQWGLPNGYILGEEGSGAFVAGLRYGEGTLYTKNAGDLRVYWQGPSLGFDWGGDGARTMTLVYNLPATNAIYQRFGGIDGSAYIIGGFGMTALTANNIVLVPIRSGLGLRLGANIGYLKFTPRATWNPF from the coding sequence ATGACTTTCGCATCACGCCTTGCTGCGGTCGCGCTTGCCGCACTGGTCGGCTGGATCGCCCCGGCCTCCGCCCAGCAGGCGCCGCCGCCCAATTTGCCGCCGCCGCAGCGGACCCCGACGCCCCAGACCTATGGGCCGGACGAGCTCGTCACCGCCGGCCACCGTTTCTTCGGCAACGTCTCGCGCGGGCTCGCCTCGATCATCGAGAAGGCGGTCAGCCAATGGGGCCTGCCGAACGGCTATATCCTGGGTGAGGAAGGCTCCGGCGCCTTCGTCGCCGGCCTGCGCTACGGCGAAGGCACGCTCTACACCAAGAACGCCGGCGATCTGCGCGTCTACTGGCAGGGTCCCTCGCTCGGCTTCGACTGGGGCGGCGACGGCGCGCGCACCATGACGCTGGTCTATAACCTGCCCGCCACCAACGCGATCTACCAGCGCTTCGGCGGCATCGACGGCTCGGCCTATATCATCGGCGGCTTCGGCATGACCGCGCTCACCGCCAACAACATCGTGCTGGTGCCGATCCGCTCGGGCCTCGGCCTGCGGCTGGGAGCCAATATCGGCTATCTGAAATTCACGCCGCGCGCGACCTGGAACCCGTTCTAG